The following coding sequences lie in one Mucilaginibacter sp. KACC 22773 genomic window:
- a CDS encoding MBL fold metallo-hydrolase gives MDVQAQGFKTIETGSFKFEVYNASENSFGVASVIVSGKTDAVLIDAQFTLEDAEKVAGEIKKSGKKLTTIYVSNGDPDFYFGLEVFKKYFPEVTVYAAAATVEHIKATAQKKLEVWGERLGKGITSNVVLPQVLKGNSIELEGEKLEIIGLEEFPSKTFVWIPSAKAVVGGINVFGTTFHLWMADAQTADARKQWINVLDKIEALQPVIVVPAHAKSESAFDLSAVQHTKSYIQVYEEALKTNKTSETLIAALKAKYPALTFDIALQIGAKVNTGEMKW, from the coding sequence ATGGACGTACAAGCACAAGGTTTCAAAACTATTGAAACAGGCAGTTTTAAATTCGAGGTATATAATGCATCAGAAAACAGTTTTGGGGTAGCATCAGTCATCGTATCAGGAAAAACAGACGCTGTTTTGATTGATGCGCAATTTACATTGGAAGATGCCGAAAAAGTAGCCGGCGAAATCAAAAAATCAGGTAAAAAACTAACAACTATTTATGTTTCCAATGGCGATCCTGATTTTTACTTTGGCCTGGAAGTATTCAAAAAGTATTTTCCCGAAGTTACCGTTTATGCAGCGGCTGCAACGGTTGAGCATATTAAAGCTACAGCACAAAAAAAATTAGAAGTGTGGGGCGAGCGGCTGGGCAAAGGCATTACATCCAACGTTGTTTTGCCACAGGTATTAAAAGGCAACAGCATCGAACTGGAAGGTGAGAAATTAGAAATTATCGGACTGGAAGAATTTCCTTCCAAAACCTTTGTCTGGATCCCGTCGGCCAAAGCGGTTGTGGGGGGCATCAACGTATTTGGAACAACTTTCCATCTTTGGATGGCCGATGCGCAAACAGCCGATGCCCGTAAACAATGGATAAATGTTTTAGATAAAATTGAAGCGCTACAGCCGGTTATTGTAGTTCCGGCCCACGCTAAATCTGAAAGTGCGTTTGACCTGAGCGCTGTGCAGCACACCAAAAGCTATATCCAGGTGTATGAAGAAGCTTTAAAAACCAACAAAACTTCCGAAACATTAATTGCCGCTTTAAAAGCCAAATATCCTGCCCTTACTTTCGACATTGCCTTGCAAATAGGCGCGAAAGTAAACACCGGCGAAATGAAATGGTAA
- a CDS encoding nuclear transport factor 2 family protein: MTNLEIIKSTYEGKTSKENGKNLAIHVAENLAWTEAKGFPYAGTYIGLANVEKNVFSRLGSEWVDYKFTPEDYVASEDKVVAYGTYTGTYKTTGKYFEARVAHVWKLKDGKITGFEQFVDSQPVNNAMR, translated from the coding sequence ATGACCAATCTGGAAATTATAAAAAGCACTTATGAAGGCAAAACTTCAAAAGAGAATGGAAAAAATTTAGCTATACACGTAGCAGAAAACCTTGCCTGGACAGAAGCCAAAGGCTTTCCCTATGCCGGAACTTATATTGGTTTGGCAAATGTTGAAAAAAACGTTTTCAGCCGTTTAGGAAGCGAATGGGTGGATTATAAGTTTACGCCCGAAGACTACGTGGCCAGCGAGGATAAGGTTGTTGCCTACGGCACTTATACCGGCACGTACAAAACTACCGGAAAATACTTTGAAGCAAGGGTAGCCCATGTTTGGAAATTAAAAGACGGGAAAATTACCGGTTTTGAACAATTTGTAGACAGCCAGCCTGTAAATAATGCCATGAGGTAA
- a CDS encoding glycosyltransferase family 2 protein, with product MNNSNIKPPSKKQLLNLRLMIVIGLACMFFFMYSLLHESVIGYKPLYWLLIVTFVYTFFKVIYEWYHYWSISVPATPPVTKQYTVDIFTTFCAGEPYEMILETLTAIQNITYPHETYLCDEANDPYLKEVCEQLGVHHVTRVKKTNAKAGNINNALAQSSGELCLVLDPDHVPFPEFLDPIVSHFDNPEIGYVQVVQAYYNQHIGWIAKGAAQQTYHFYGPMMMCMNSYGTAQAIGANCTFRRTALESIGGHAAGLAEDMHTAMQLHAKQWKSVYVPQVLARGLVPATLSAYYKQQIKWSRGVFELLVTSYVKLFTKFTWRQKIHYGLLPLFYLSGFIFLINFLIPVLSLFMNVYPLKIDFSDFLVISVPFITSVVLIRHFVQEWVMEDNERGFHAVGGLLLIGTWWIFILGFVYTIIRKNVPYIPTPKDVKDEKNLKNNLPNIVVLVVSLAAIVYGLYTDWSPFTFFMSAIALLNCMFMVFMLIASSELKLQMYLGNHSTMFNIASNLKTGKKYFWLLRRKVYTGVRKVSLILTVLVICISVYVSNENADNAADNGGAGYGGLHNGENSIIKNSTTDTAGLWQIVDQNKLYAPVTRPALLPADSAKTEKNKLAEVKNLLLNPHFFTDVKGVIYTKGYYWYKNISPLTKKIIVDDFEEIHKAGINTVKIYGPNIYDRSTFDAAAQQGLKIHYGFWIPDAQNFIDDTNNLNDIARLILKTVTKNKDNASITAWNLSNSSYQQLNRFYRAPQLYYAQYHYIKWLKQLVTNIKLADPARPVTFDVLSVPALAATVNLLHAQIPAIDAFGLIIDDKRSLKYVTAGIGAPYFISNANPKSLKDVIWPRGGIFYASWQDQQSGSITTFDGLKDVWGRNKPYVHQISTTWHGTEPVNNLPPVRILKPALTTNAGASLPYSALIYAYNKWNIAAYLKTDLRFEWYLVKIDALGTATNMNKVGEGAIVYVNIPPNSNSYRLYMIAVSGNNVNDDYVTLNTPLKN from the coding sequence ATGAATAATAGTAATATAAAACCACCTTCAAAAAAGCAACTGCTTAATTTAAGGCTGATGATTGTGATAGGGCTGGCCTGCATGTTTTTTTTCATGTATAGCTTACTTCACGAATCGGTTATTGGTTATAAGCCCCTTTACTGGTTGCTTATTGTAACCTTTGTTTATACCTTTTTTAAAGTAATTTATGAGTGGTACCACTATTGGTCTATCAGCGTACCGGCTACGCCGCCGGTTACCAAACAATACACGGTGGATATTTTTACAACATTTTGCGCGGGTGAACCTTACGAAATGATTTTAGAAACCCTTACTGCTATACAAAATATAACCTATCCCCATGAAACCTATTTATGCGATGAAGCCAACGACCCGTATCTGAAAGAGGTTTGCGAGCAACTGGGGGTGCACCATGTTACCCGAGTAAAAAAAACAAATGCCAAAGCGGGCAATATTAACAATGCTTTGGCGCAATCGTCCGGAGAATTGTGCCTGGTACTTGACCCTGACCATGTGCCTTTTCCTGAATTTCTTGATCCTATTGTATCACATTTCGATAATCCCGAAATAGGGTACGTACAGGTAGTGCAGGCATATTATAACCAACATATTGGCTGGATAGCAAAGGGCGCTGCACAGCAAACCTACCATTTTTACGGCCCCATGATGATGTGTATGAACAGCTATGGTACTGCACAGGCTATCGGAGCCAACTGTACCTTCAGGCGTACCGCGCTGGAGTCAATTGGCGGGCACGCCGCGGGGCTGGCCGAGGATATGCATACCGCTATGCAGCTACACGCCAAACAATGGAAATCTGTTTACGTGCCGCAGGTACTGGCCCGCGGCCTGGTGCCTGCTACATTATCGGCCTATTACAAGCAGCAAATAAAATGGTCGCGCGGGGTGTTCGAGCTTTTGGTTACTTCCTACGTTAAGCTGTTTACGAAGTTTACCTGGCGGCAAAAAATTCATTACGGGTTGTTGCCACTTTTTTATTTATCAGGCTTTATTTTCCTGATCAATTTTTTAATCCCGGTATTGTCGCTGTTTATGAATGTCTATCCGTTAAAAATTGATTTTTCGGATTTTTTGGTTATCAGCGTCCCGTTTATTACTTCGGTTGTTTTAATACGGCACTTTGTACAGGAGTGGGTAATGGAGGATAACGAAAGGGGATTTCATGCAGTTGGCGGACTTTTACTTATTGGAACCTGGTGGATTTTTATATTGGGTTTTGTTTATACCATTATTCGTAAAAATGTGCCGTATATTCCTACTCCAAAGGATGTAAAAGATGAGAAAAATCTAAAAAACAACCTGCCCAACATCGTGGTGCTGGTGGTTTCATTGGCTGCTATCGTTTACGGGCTTTATACCGACTGGAGCCCTTTTACCTTTTTCATGTCGGCGATTGCTTTGCTTAATTGCATGTTTATGGTATTTATGCTTATTGCCAGTTCTGAGCTCAAGCTACAAATGTATTTGGGCAATCATAGCACCATGTTCAATATAGCAAGTAACCTAAAAACAGGCAAAAAATATTTTTGGTTACTAAGAAGGAAAGTTTACACCGGGGTAAGAAAAGTTAGCCTGATACTTACAGTACTTGTTATTTGCATAAGCGTTTATGTTTCAAACGAGAATGCAGACAATGCGGCGGATAATGGCGGTGCCGGCTACGGAGGACTGCACAACGGCGAAAACTCCATTATAAAAAATAGCACCACTGATACTGCGGGCCTATGGCAAATTGTTGATCAAAACAAATTATATGCGCCGGTAACGAGGCCTGCACTGTTACCTGCTGATAGCGCTAAAACTGAAAAAAATAAGCTTGCTGAAGTTAAAAACTTGTTGTTAAACCCGCATTTTTTCACAGACGTTAAGGGTGTTATTTATACTAAAGGATACTATTGGTATAAAAACATATCGCCACTCACAAAAAAAATAATCGTCGATGATTTTGAAGAAATACATAAGGCCGGCATAAACACTGTAAAGATATACGGGCCTAATATTTACGATCGCTCTACTTTTGATGCTGCCGCGCAACAGGGGCTTAAAATTCATTACGGCTTTTGGATACCCGACGCCCAGAACTTTATTGACGATACCAATAATTTAAATGACATAGCCAGGCTTATTTTAAAAACGGTAACCAAAAATAAAGATAACGCCAGCATTACCGCCTGGAATTTGAGCAATAGCAGCTATCAGCAATTAAACCGGTTTTACCGCGCACCCCAATTATATTATGCGCAATACCACTATATTAAGTGGTTAAAGCAATTGGTTACCAACATAAAGCTTGCCGATCCGGCCAGGCCTGTAACTTTTGACGTGTTATCGGTACCGGCATTGGCCGCAACTGTAAATTTACTGCACGCGCAAATACCGGCTATAGATGCCTTTGGACTTATTATAGACGATAAGAGATCGTTAAAATACGTTACCGCCGGTATTGGCGCCCCATACTTTATCAGCAATGCCAATCCAAAAAGTTTAAAAGATGTTATATGGCCGCGGGGAGGCATTTTTTATGCCAGCTGGCAGGATCAGCAAAGTGGCTCAATTACCACTTTTGATGGCTTAAAAGATGTATGGGGCCGTAATAAACCCTATGTTCATCAAATAAGTACAACCTGGCATGGTACCGAACCTGTTAATAATTTGCCGCCTGTAAGGATTTTGAAACCTGCTTTAACAACCAATGCCGGCGCATCATTGCCTTACAGCGCATTGATATACGCTTATAATAAATGGAATATTGCTGCCTATTTAAAAACCGACCTGCGTTTTGAATGGTACCTGGTTAAAATTGATGCACTTGGTACCGCCACAAACATGAATAAGGTTGGCGAAGGCGCCATTGTGTATGTTAATATACCGCCAAACAGCAACAGTTACCGTTTATACATGATAGCGGTAAGCGGCAATAATGTTAATGACGATTATGTTACGTTAAATACGCCACTTAAAAATTAA
- a CDS encoding glycoside hydrolase family 2 TIM barrel-domain containing protein: MIFYSFRLVVIHLILLSCFFSFGCNKAQPADNAGKTVYIKNENGKYTLYRQGQSFLVKGAAGYTNLKRLKEAGGNTIRVWDTVNLANILDSAQANNLAVIVGLPMPPSLRMDEFYNTPQAAVFTKEITAVINKYKNHPALLCWCLGNELTFPFRPRFNRFYTVFNNLVDIIHQNDPQHPVTTTVMTFQKENIFNIRYRTNIDFISFNIFGSIQTLKQDLQDFKWLWSGPFLIAEWSIEGPWVAAKQNAWGAYVEDASTKKAEQYLATYRNYMPVNDPRFLGSMVFYWGQKQELTPTWFSLFDDHGGQTEIVNTMQYLWTGKKPPVKAPDIKYMLVENKGGRDNILLSPKTTSFAIAYMNEPGTAKLTYKWQLFAEDWFKPNGIFNDKPLKDIKNAVTENNGPIMKFKVPETEGPYRLYVYVYNNNGYFATANVPFYVLYNP; the protein is encoded by the coding sequence ATGATATTTTACTCTTTCAGATTAGTCGTCATTCATTTAATTTTATTATCCTGCTTTTTTTCCTTTGGCTGTAATAAAGCGCAACCTGCTGATAACGCCGGCAAAACAGTTTACATTAAAAATGAAAACGGCAAGTATACTTTATACCGCCAAGGCCAGTCTTTTTTGGTAAAAGGTGCGGCTGGCTATACCAATCTTAAACGTTTAAAAGAAGCAGGCGGCAATACCATAAGGGTTTGGGATACTGTGAACCTGGCTAATATTTTAGACTCAGCACAGGCAAACAATTTAGCGGTAATAGTGGGCTTGCCCATGCCGCCAAGCCTAAGGATGGATGAGTTTTACAATACCCCGCAGGCTGCCGTTTTTACGAAAGAAATTACCGCTGTAATTAATAAATATAAAAACCACCCTGCCCTTTTATGCTGGTGCCTGGGTAACGAGCTCACATTCCCCTTCAGGCCCCGGTTTAACCGGTTTTATACTGTTTTTAACAACCTGGTTGATATCATTCACCAGAACGACCCGCAGCACCCGGTTACTACAACGGTTATGACCTTTCAAAAAGAAAACATTTTCAATATAAGGTATCGTACCAATATCGATTTTATCTCTTTCAATATTTTTGGCTCGATACAAACCTTAAAGCAGGATCTGCAGGATTTTAAATGGCTTTGGAGCGGGCCGTTTTTAATAGCCGAATGGTCTATCGAAGGGCCCTGGGTAGCAGCCAAGCAAAATGCATGGGGCGCCTATGTAGAAGATGCCAGCACAAAAAAAGCCGAGCAATATTTAGCCACCTACCGTAACTATATGCCGGTGAATGATCCAAGGTTTTTAGGTTCGATGGTCTTTTATTGGGGGCAAAAGCAGGAACTTACACCAACCTGGTTCAGCCTTTTTGATGATCATGGAGGCCAAACCGAAATAGTAAACACCATGCAATATTTATGGACAGGAAAAAAGCCGCCCGTCAAGGCGCCTGATATAAAATACATGCTGGTGGAGAATAAAGGCGGGCGCGATAACATTTTGCTTAGCCCTAAAACCACTTCTTTTGCAATTGCCTATATGAATGAACCCGGTACAGCCAAACTTACCTATAAGTGGCAGCTGTTTGCCGAGGATTGGTTTAAGCCAAATGGTATTTTTAACGATAAGCCGTTAAAGGATATCAAAAACGCAGTTACCGAAAATAATGGGCCTATAATGAAATTTAAAGTACCGGAAACCGAAGGCCCATACCGCTTATACGTGTATGTATATAACAATAACGGCTATTTCGCCACTGCTAATGTCCCTTTTTACGTGCTGTATAATCCATGA
- the upp gene encoding uracil phosphoribosyltransferase, which produces MIFVLNKTNTIANQFLAELRDAEIQQDKARFRRNQEKLGQILAYEISKTLHYETKEIQTPLGIANVNTPADQPVLGTILRAGLPFHQGFMHYFDQSESAFITAYRKVKRGGSFLIQVDHISTPNLDDKILILCDTMLATGQSLVSVCKELMAQYNIKELHIAAVIASTVGIAHVRANLPKAKLWVCAIDEEMTSKAYIVPGLGDAGDLAFGEKV; this is translated from the coding sequence ATGATTTTCGTCCTCAATAAAACCAACACTATTGCCAACCAGTTTTTGGCCGAATTGCGCGATGCCGAAATACAGCAGGACAAAGCCCGCTTTAGGCGTAACCAGGAAAAACTGGGCCAAATTTTAGCTTATGAAATCAGCAAAACCCTGCACTATGAAACTAAAGAGATACAAACACCCTTAGGCATAGCCAACGTCAATACCCCTGCCGACCAGCCTGTGTTGGGTACCATCCTGAGGGCCGGGCTGCCATTTCATCAAGGTTTTATGCATTACTTTGACCAATCCGAGTCGGCATTTATAACCGCTTACCGCAAGGTAAAAAGGGGAGGCTCGTTCCTGATCCAGGTAGACCATATCTCGACCCCGAACCTTGACGACAAAATCCTGATCCTGTGCGATACCATGCTGGCTACCGGCCAAAGCCTGGTATCTGTTTGCAAGGAGCTGATGGCACAATATAACATTAAAGAGCTGCACATAGCCGCCGTAATTGCCAGCACCGTAGGCATAGCTCATGTACGCGCCAACCTGCCTAAAGCCAAACTATGGGTGTGTGCTATTGACGAGGAAATGACCAGTAAAGCCTATATTGTGCCCGGCCTTGGCGATGCGGGCGATTTGGCATTTGGCGAGAAGGTGTAG
- a CDS encoding Na+/H+ antiporter: MLDDFPFYLCLVIVILLLIMLSRKIKVAYPVLLVLAGLGISFIPGLPTLHIESELIFILFLPPLLYDAAWHISWKELWHWRRIIGSFAFLVVFFTALAVALVVNHFIPGFTLALGFLLGAIVSPPDAVSVGAILKFVKVPKRLSYVLEGESLLNDASSLIIFRFALIAVATGSFVWHQAALSFVWMLAGGIGIGLIVGYAFMKTHKYLPTDTNTDIALSLLTPYIMYIAAEAVHSSGVLAVVSGGLLLSNYRLRYLSSSSRLGGLNVWDSLSFVLNGLVFMIIGLDLPQITAGLESVSIATAIGYGLLVTGVLIAGRILSAFSAVLVTLVARNFITVADSRNPGFKLPFLIGWSGMRGVVSLASALSIPVYMANGSAFPQRNLILFITFVVILTTLLLQGLTLPYLIRKLNLTDPDEVAPDEEVYNDIRKQLNQHALLYLNSNCCEQVSRQPMLQQMALKWQNNDQLADGLLMTEESKSVYRDVLDLQRKWLINKNKEDVNIDEEIIRRHLLYLDLEEEKLQFI; encoded by the coding sequence ATGCTGGACGATTTTCCGTTTTATTTATGCCTGGTTATTGTGATATTATTACTAATCATGCTGAGCAGGAAAATAAAAGTTGCCTATCCTGTTTTGCTGGTATTAGCCGGATTGGGGATTAGTTTTATCCCGGGCCTGCCTACATTGCATATCGAATCGGAACTGATCTTTATTTTGTTTTTACCTCCGCTGTTATATGACGCGGCATGGCATATTTCATGGAAAGAGCTTTGGCACTGGCGACGGATTATCGGAAGTTTTGCCTTCCTGGTTGTGTTTTTTACAGCGTTGGCGGTTGCATTGGTTGTTAATCATTTTATTCCCGGCTTTACGCTGGCCCTGGGTTTTTTATTGGGCGCAATAGTGTCGCCGCCGGACGCGGTAAGCGTAGGCGCTATTTTAAAATTTGTAAAAGTACCCAAACGGCTATCTTATGTTTTGGAGGGCGAAAGCCTATTAAATGATGCGTCCTCGCTCATTATTTTCCGCTTTGCGCTGATAGCTGTAGCAACAGGCAGTTTTGTTTGGCACCAGGCTGCTTTAAGCTTTGTGTGGATGCTGGCGGGCGGTATAGGCATCGGCCTTATTGTTGGCTACGCATTTATGAAAACGCATAAATACCTGCCAACAGATACCAATACAGATATTGCATTATCGCTGTTAACGCCGTATATCATGTATATAGCTGCCGAGGCCGTGCATAGTTCGGGCGTGCTGGCTGTGGTGAGTGGCGGCCTGCTGCTATCCAACTACCGGCTACGTTACCTGAGCAGCAGTTCAAGGCTGGGTGGTTTAAACGTTTGGGACAGCCTTAGCTTTGTGCTCAACGGTTTGGTGTTTATGATCATAGGGCTCGATCTGCCCCAAATTACGGCCGGGCTCGAAAGTGTGTCTATTGCTACAGCTATTGGTTACGGTTTATTGGTAACCGGGGTTTTAATTGCCGGGCGCATTTTATCAGCCTTTTCCGCAGTGCTGGTTACCCTGGTAGCCCGGAATTTTATAACTGTTGCCGATAGTAGAAATCCTGGCTTTAAGCTTCCTTTTTTGATTGGCTGGTCGGGTATGCGTGGCGTAGTGTCATTGGCATCCGCTTTATCAATACCGGTTTACATGGCCAACGGATCGGCTTTTCCGCAGCGGAACCTTATTTTGTTCATCACATTTGTAGTCATCTTAACCACCTTATTGCTGCAGGGTCTAACGTTGCCTTACCTGATCAGGAAACTAAATTTAACCGATCCCGATGAAGTGGCGCCCGATGAGGAAGTTTATAACGATATCAGGAAACAATTAAACCAGCATGCGCTGCTATATTTAAATTCAAACTGCTGCGAGCAAGTGAGCAGGCAGCCAATGCTTCAGCAAATGGCGCTTAAGTGGCAAAATAACGATCAATTAGCCGATGGTTTATTGATGACCGAAGAATCTAAATCCGTTTACCGCGATGTGCTGGACCTGCAAAGGAAATGGCTGATAAACAAGAACAAGGAAGATGTGAATATTGACGAAGAGATTATCCGGCGGCACCTCTTGTACCTTGACCTGGAAGAAGAAAAACTGCAATTTATTTAG
- a CDS encoding (2Fe-2S)-binding protein, which produces MDSLTITINGKQQQVNADPNMPLLWVIRDLLGLTGTKFGCGVAQCGACTVHLNGEAVRSCVTKVSRAAGQQITTIEGLSKGNDHPLQIAWAQLDVPQCGYCQSGQLMSAAVLLRENGNPTDQDIDDAMSGNICRCGTYPRIRAAIHKAAQMQREGVKS; this is translated from the coding sequence ATGGATAGTTTAACTATTACTATTAACGGAAAGCAGCAACAGGTGAATGCCGATCCTAACATGCCCCTGCTCTGGGTCATTCGTGATCTGTTAGGGCTCACCGGTACCAAATTTGGCTGTGGCGTAGCACAATGCGGCGCGTGTACTGTTCACCTGAATGGTGAAGCCGTACGTTCCTGTGTAACCAAAGTGAGCCGTGCGGCAGGCCAGCAGATAACCACCATCGAGGGACTTTCGAAGGGCAACGACCACCCTTTGCAAATAGCATGGGCCCAACTGGATGTACCGCAATGCGGCTACTGCCAATCGGGGCAATTAATGTCGGCAGCGGTATTGCTGAGAGAAAATGGTAATCCGACCGATCAGGACATCGACGACGCTATGTCGGGCAATATCTGCCGCTGTGGTACCTATCCGCGTATTAGGGCCGCCATACATAAAGCTGCTCAAATGCAGCGGGAAGGAGTAAAATCATGA
- a CDS encoding xanthine dehydrogenase family protein molybdopterin-binding subunit produces the protein MNRRAFLQSGTILGGGLLISFTIPQANKLAAMVKTTADAGFAPNAFLNIATDNTITVYLSHVEMGQGIWTTLPMLLADELDVDLGQVTVKHSGVGKAYNHTVYGIQITGGSSSTWSEFDRYRNAGATARMLLTQAAAKRSGVAVENCKTENGHVIAAGKKYTYGELAAEAALLQVPQQVPLRPKKDWKYIGKGAGRMDAIVKTNGEAKFGLDIQFPGLLTAVVAHAPVFGGKVKSFDAGKAMAIPGVVQVVQIPTGVAVIANHFWAAQQGRKALQVNWDNGAGADLFTTKQTEAYKKLAATNGLVAQQKGDAAAGLIKANKVISAQYVFPYLAHAPMEPMNCTVNLQKDSCEIWTGTQLPGVDQLAAAKILGMKPEQVTMNVAFLGGGFGRRATPTSDFVSEAVHIAKASGKPVKMVWTREDDMKGGYYRGACVHDVSVGLNEQGLPIAWRHNIAGQSIMAGAPMFGPPPAVDDTSVEGVKGSPYLTKVPDHFIGLHTTKEVVPILWFRSVGNTHTGYVMEAMLDELAHAAGRDAVDYRRALLKDHPRHLAALNLVADKGGWEKPAPQGRHKGVAVHEAFGSYVAIIAEVSINNGQVRVHKIDCAIDCGLAVNPDGVKAQMESGIIFGLTMALYGEITLENGKVQQSNFYDYRIARMNESPEINVFIADSNEKMGGAGECAVPPTAPAIVNAIFAATGKRIYNLPIMNHKLTQA, from the coding sequence ATGAACCGTCGCGCATTTTTACAATCGGGTACTATTCTGGGCGGAGGATTGCTTATTTCTTTTACCATTCCACAAGCCAATAAGCTGGCAGCGATGGTCAAAACAACGGCCGACGCGGGTTTTGCACCCAATGCTTTTTTAAATATTGCAACCGATAACACCATAACCGTATACCTAAGCCATGTGGAAATGGGCCAGGGTATATGGACAACGCTGCCAATGTTACTGGCCGACGAACTGGATGTAGACCTGGGTCAGGTAACTGTAAAACACAGTGGTGTTGGCAAGGCATATAATCATACGGTATATGGTATCCAGATAACCGGTGGCTCCAGCTCTACCTGGTCGGAGTTTGACAGGTACCGTAATGCAGGCGCAACCGCCCGGATGTTGTTAACACAAGCGGCTGCCAAACGATCTGGCGTTGCGGTTGAAAACTGTAAAACCGAGAATGGACATGTTATTGCTGCCGGCAAAAAATACACCTACGGCGAACTGGCGGCAGAAGCTGCACTTTTGCAGGTACCCCAGCAGGTACCCTTACGGCCCAAAAAAGACTGGAAATACATAGGCAAAGGCGCCGGCCGTATGGATGCTATTGTAAAAACCAATGGTGAAGCCAAATTTGGCCTTGATATCCAGTTCCCGGGCTTATTAACCGCGGTTGTGGCGCACGCGCCGGTTTTTGGCGGTAAAGTGAAATCGTTTGATGCCGGCAAAGCGATGGCGATACCCGGCGTAGTACAGGTAGTACAAATTCCAACAGGCGTTGCCGTAATTGCCAATCATTTTTGGGCGGCGCAGCAGGGGCGCAAAGCCTTGCAGGTAAACTGGGATAATGGAGCCGGTGCAGATTTATTTACAACCAAACAAACAGAAGCATACAAAAAGCTGGCAGCTACCAACGGGTTGGTGGCCCAACAAAAAGGAGATGCCGCGGCTGGCTTAATCAAAGCAAATAAAGTAATTTCGGCACAATACGTGTTTCCGTACCTGGCGCATGCTCCTATGGAACCCATGAATTGCACCGTAAACCTGCAAAAAGATAGCTGCGAAATATGGACCGGCACGCAGTTACCGGGCGTTGACCAGTTAGCAGCGGCCAAAATACTGGGCATGAAGCCCGAACAGGTAACAATGAATGTTGCTTTCCTGGGTGGCGGCTTTGGCCGCCGGGCTACGCCAACTTCCGACTTTGTTTCTGAAGCTGTTCATATTGCCAAAGCCAGCGGTAAGCCGGTAAAAATGGTGTGGACACGTGAAGATGATATGAAAGGCGGCTATTACCGCGGGGCTTGTGTGCACGATGTTTCGGTGGGATTGAATGAGCAGGGGCTGCCTATAGCCTGGAGGCATAATATAGCGGGGCAATCTATTATGGCAGGTGCTCCAATGTTTGGCCCCCCTCCGGCTGTTGATGATACCTCTGTAGAGGGCGTAAAAGGTTCACCTTATCTTACTAAAGTACCTGACCATTTTATAGGGCTGCATACCACCAAAGAGGTAGTGCCTATCCTGTGGTTCCGTTCTGTAGGAAATACCCACACCGGCTACGTAATGGAAGCCATGCTTGACGAACTGGCACATGCTGCCGGCCGCGACGCGGTAGATTACCGCCGGGCGCTGCTTAAAGATCATCCACGCCACCTGGCGGCGCTCAATTTGGTTGCCGATAAAGGCGGTTGGGAAAAACCGGCACCCCAGGGACGGCATAAAGGCGTTGCGGTACACGAAGCTTTTGGCAGCTATGTAGCCATTATTGCCGAGGTTAGTATTAATAATGGCCAGGTGCGTGTGCATAAAATTGATTGCGCTATAGATTGTGGTTTGGCCGTTAACCCCGATGGGGTGAAAGCGCAGATGGAGAGTGGTATCATCTTTGGCCTCACCATGGCCTTATATGGCGAAATAACGCTGGAAAACGGCAAAGTACAGCAAAGTAATTTTTATGATTACCGCATTGCCCGGATGAACGAGTCGCCGGAAATTAACGTGTTTATTGCCGATAGCAACGAGAAAATGGGAGGTGCCGGCGAGTGCGCAGTGCCGCCAACGGCGCCTGCTATTGTCAACGCTATTTTTGCTGCTACTGGTAAACGGATATATAATTTGCCTATCATGAACCATAAATTAACCCAGGCATGA